One window from the genome of Jeotgalibaca sp. MA1X17-3 encodes:
- the sufC gene encoding Fe-S cluster assembly ATPase SufC encodes MSTIEIIDLHVSIEEKEILKGVNLVIHSGEIHAIMGPNGTGKSTLSQAIMGHPSYTVTQGQILLDGEDVTEMAVDERARAGLFLAMQYPSEITGVTNAEFMRAAINSRLDDDHKMSVMNFIRKLDKNMEVLNMPEEMAERYLNEGFSGGEKKRNEILQLMMIEPKFAILDEIDSGLDIDALQVVSTGLNSMRSDDFGVLIITHYQRLLNYIEPTFVHIMMDGAIVKSGDASLSKRLEAEGYRGIRDELGLDIEIDE; translated from the coding sequence ATGTCCACAATTGAAATTATAGATTTGCATGTATCAATAGAAGAGAAAGAAATTCTAAAAGGTGTAAACTTAGTCATCCATTCAGGTGAGATTCACGCAATTATGGGACCAAATGGAACAGGGAAATCTACACTATCGCAAGCCATCATGGGTCATCCAAGTTATACAGTCACACAAGGACAAATTTTGCTAGACGGAGAAGATGTTACTGAAATGGCAGTCGACGAACGAGCAAGAGCAGGTTTGTTTTTAGCCATGCAATATCCTAGTGAAATTACGGGCGTAACGAATGCAGAATTTATGCGCGCAGCTATCAATTCTCGTTTAGATGACGATCACAAAATGTCTGTTATGAACTTTATTAGAAAACTTGATAAAAATATGGAAGTACTCAATATGCCAGAGGAAATGGCTGAACGTTACTTAAATGAAGGCTTTTCCGGTGGTGAAAAGAAACGCAACGAAATTTTACAACTAATGATGATTGAACCTAAATTCGCTATTCTGGATGAGATTGACAGTGGATTAGATATTGATGCCCTTCAAGTTGTTTCTACAGGATTGAATTCAATGAGAAGTGATGATTTTGGAGTATTGATCATTACTCACTACCAACGTCTACTGAATTATATCGAACCTACCTTTGTTCATATCATGATGGACGGAGCCATCGTAAAATCAGGAGATGCCAGTCTTTCAAAACGATTAGAAGCTGAAGGCTACCGTGGAATCCGTGATGAGTTGGGTCTAGACATTGAAATTGATGAATAA
- the sufD gene encoding Fe-S cluster assembly protein SufD, translating to MTDKIESDIQSQLEQFSAFREEPSWMHDRRMEMAELYQELPFPTVEKVNFHRWPMMDQVIDATYGEELVNSQQYQYGHADNGKIVQYGKETIMEQLPQELIDQGVIFTDLFTAMNDYPELVEEHFMNQAVQSDENNLTAYHTAFLNSGVFIYIPKNVEVKQPLEALFIQNSHVKEALNKHVLFVADTNSSVSYVEKLETEGSEKNSAAIIVEVITKPGAKVKFSAVDHLGEQTHAYINRRGYLDRDSSIDWAIGVMNNGNVICDFDSDLMGEGSHSEIKAVAVSTGRQVQGLDTRVTNYGKHSVGHILQHGVILDRATLTFNGIGHIIKGAKGADAQQESRILMLSDFARGDANPILLIEENEVTAGHAASVGRVDPEQMFYLLSRGIEQEDAERLVIRGFLGTVIAAIPVKEIRDELIDMIDKKLTRDDQ from the coding sequence ATGACAGATAAAATAGAAAGCGACATCCAGTCACAATTGGAACAATTCTCTGCGTTCCGTGAAGAACCAAGTTGGATGCACGATCGAAGAATGGAAATGGCTGAATTATATCAGGAATTGCCATTCCCTACAGTAGAAAAAGTAAACTTTCATAGATGGCCGATGATGGATCAAGTGATTGATGCAACATACGGTGAGGAGTTGGTGAATAGCCAGCAATATCAGTATGGTCATGCGGACAATGGAAAAATCGTTCAATACGGAAAAGAAACCATTATGGAACAACTTCCACAGGAACTGATTGACCAAGGAGTGATCTTCACCGATTTATTTACCGCGATGAATGACTATCCAGAACTAGTAGAAGAACATTTTATGAATCAGGCCGTTCAATCGGATGAAAATAATTTAACGGCTTATCATACTGCTTTTTTAAATAGTGGTGTATTTATTTATATTCCCAAAAACGTTGAAGTAAAACAGCCCCTAGAAGCCTTATTTATTCAAAACAGTCATGTGAAAGAAGCGCTAAATAAACATGTCCTATTTGTGGCAGATACGAATAGCTCTGTTTCTTATGTAGAAAAATTAGAAACAGAAGGCAGTGAAAAAAATTCAGCAGCCATCATCGTAGAAGTGATTACCAAACCAGGCGCAAAAGTGAAATTTTCTGCTGTAGATCATTTAGGAGAACAAACTCACGCATATATTAATCGCCGTGGTTATTTGGACCGAGATAGCTCGATTGATTGGGCGATTGGTGTCATGAATAATGGAAATGTCATTTGTGATTTTGATAGTGACCTAATGGGCGAAGGCTCTCATAGTGAAATTAAAGCCGTAGCCGTTTCAACAGGTCGTCAAGTCCAAGGACTAGATACGCGTGTAACAAACTACGGCAAACATAGTGTGGGGCATATTTTACAACATGGTGTTATTTTAGACCGTGCTACCTTAACTTTTAATGGAATTGGCCATATTATAAAAGGAGCAAAAGGCGCAGATGCTCAACAAGAAAGTCGTATTTTGATGTTGTCTGACTTTGCTAGGGGAGATGCAAACCCAATTCTTTTAATTGAAGAAAATGAAGTGACTGCCGGTCATGCGGCCAGTGTGGGACGAGTCGATCCAGAGCAAATGTTCTATTTACTTAGCCGTGGAATTGAACAAGAAGATGCTGAACGTTTAGTGATTCGTGGATTTTTAGGAACCGTGATTGCGGCTATTCCAGTGAAAGAAATTCGAGATGAATTAATTGATATGATTGATAAGAAATTGACAAGGGATGATCAGTAA
- a CDS encoding cysteine desulfurase, giving the protein MFEVAKVKKDFPILFQEVNDEPLIYLDNAATTQKPKQVLDAIHHYYVTDNANVHRGVHTLAERATRSYEEARETVRNFIQADSLEEVLFTRGTTTSLNLVAQSLSEQVIEEGDEIYISPVEHHSNIVPWQQIAKRKGAVLRYLPLLENGVIDVAASREMLTDRAKIMAVCHASNVLGTVNPIKELAQLIHEKGGYLVVDGAQSVPHMRVHVKELDADFYAFSGHKMLGPTGIGVLYGKKERLEQMEPIEFGGEMIDFVYDQDSTWKELPWKFEAGTPNISGAIGLAAAIDYLETVGMDAIQQHEHDLIAHVFPQLQEIDGLTIYGPKDSNQRTGMITFNIDGVHPHDVATGFDMEGIAVRAGHHCAQPLMRYLDVQSTVRASFYLYNTLEEADQFVDSLKKVKEFFTNGII; this is encoded by the coding sequence ATGTTTGAGGTCGCAAAAGTGAAGAAAGACTTTCCTATTTTATTTCAAGAAGTAAATGATGAGCCTTTGATTTATTTAGATAATGCGGCAACCACTCAAAAACCAAAACAAGTGCTGGATGCAATTCACCACTACTATGTAACCGATAACGCCAATGTTCATCGAGGAGTTCACACACTAGCTGAACGAGCAACTCGTTCGTACGAAGAGGCCCGAGAGACCGTTCGGAATTTTATTCAAGCAGACTCCCTAGAAGAAGTACTCTTTACGAGAGGAACCACTACTTCTTTGAATCTAGTTGCTCAAAGTTTAAGTGAACAGGTAATAGAAGAGGGCGATGAAATTTATATCTCTCCTGTTGAACACCATTCCAATATTGTTCCGTGGCAACAAATAGCCAAACGAAAAGGAGCGGTCTTACGTTATTTACCTCTCCTAGAAAATGGTGTCATTGATGTAGCTGCTTCAAGAGAAATGCTAACGGACCGTGCGAAAATTATGGCGGTGTGTCATGCTTCAAATGTATTAGGAACGGTTAATCCAATTAAAGAGTTAGCCCAGTTGATTCATGAAAAAGGGGGCTACCTCGTCGTTGACGGTGCCCAAAGTGTTCCCCATATGCGAGTACATGTAAAAGAACTGGATGCTGATTTTTATGCATTCAGTGGACATAAAATGTTAGGCCCAACAGGGATTGGCGTTTTATATGGAAAAAAAGAACGATTAGAACAAATGGAACCCATTGAGTTTGGTGGAGAAATGATTGACTTTGTTTATGATCAAGACTCTACTTGGAAAGAGCTGCCTTGGAAATTTGAGGCGGGTACACCGAATATTTCAGGTGCAATTGGGTTGGCTGCTGCTATTGATTATTTAGAAACAGTAGGAATGGATGCCATCCAACAACACGAGCATGATCTAATCGCTCATGTGTTTCCTCAACTACAAGAAATAGACGGTCTAACCATTTATGGTCCCAAAGATTCCAATCAACGAACAGGAATGATCACTTTTAATATTGATGGAGTTCATCCTCATGATGTAGCGACTGGATTTGATATGGAAGGTATTGCCGTACGGGCAGGTCATCACTGTGCACAACCTTTGATGCGGTACTTAGATGTTCAATCTACGGTACGGGCAAGTTTTTATTTATATAACACACTAGAAGAAGCTGACCAATTTGTCGATTCGCTCAAGAAGGTAAAGGAGTTTTTTACAAATGGCATTATCTAA
- the sufU gene encoding Fe-S cluster assembly sulfur transfer protein SufU: protein MALSKLQNLYRQVILDHSSHPRNFGELEHANGTLELNNPTCGDVIKLHVYIQDGIIEQAKFSGHGCSISTASASMMTEVIIGKTMQEAKKRIEEFLLLVQAKIDPDETDLNDAVILEGVSKFPARIKCATLAWKALERIILTEEATLNETKKEENDHE from the coding sequence ATGGCATTATCTAAACTGCAAAATTTATACCGTCAAGTAATCTTGGATCATTCTTCCCACCCACGTAACTTTGGTGAATTAGAACATGCCAATGGAACTTTGGAGTTGAACAATCCAACGTGTGGTGATGTCATTAAGCTTCACGTTTATATTCAAGACGGAATTATCGAGCAGGCAAAATTTTCTGGTCACGGCTGTAGCATTAGTACAGCTAGCGCCAGTATGATGACCGAAGTTATTATCGGTAAAACGATGCAAGAAGCAAAGAAACGTATTGAAGAATTTTTATTACTCGTTCAAGCCAAAATAGATCCTGATGAAACGGATTTAAATGATGCGGTTATTTTAGAAGGTGTTTCTAAATTTCCAGCTCGTATTAAATGCGCAACTCTAGCTTGGAAGGCATTGGAACGAATTATTTTAACAGAAGAAGCTACACTAAATGAAACCAAAAAGGAGGAGAACGATCATGAGTGA
- the sufB gene encoding Fe-S cluster assembly protein SufB yields MSDVPIVNDYKFGFHDDAEILYSTGKGLNEKIVREISHEKDEPEWMLDYRLKALEAYRKKPLPDWGPDLSALDFDDITYYQRATNKIARSWDDVPQEMKDTFERIGIPEAERAYLAGASVQYESEAVYHNMKEEFAKLGIVFTDTDTALKEYPEIFKEHFGTIVPPSDNFEAALNSAVWSGGTFIYVPKGVRCDVPLQTYFRMNNEGSGQFERTLIVVDEGASVHYVEGCTAPTYSTASLHAAIVEIVVKKDAYCRYTTIQNWSDNVYNLVTKRAHAYENATMEWIDGNLGAHTTMKYPSVFLNGRGARGTMLSVAFAGKGQYQDTGAKMIHNAPNTSSSIVSKSIAKDGGAVNYRGQVRFGKKSAGSISHIECDTIIMDDLSSSDTIPYNEIHNGNVSLEHEAKVSKISEEQLYYLMSRGLTEEQATEMIVMGFVEPFTKELPMEYAVELNRLIAYEMEGSVG; encoded by the coding sequence ATGAGTGATGTACCTATAGTAAATGATTATAAGTTTGGATTCCACGATGATGCAGAAATTCTCTACTCCACAGGAAAAGGACTTAATGAAAAAATTGTTCGCGAAATTTCCCATGAGAAAGACGAGCCGGAATGGATGCTGGACTATCGATTGAAAGCGTTGGAAGCCTACAGGAAAAAACCTCTTCCTGATTGGGGACCAGATTTATCTGCATTGGATTTTGATGACATCACCTATTACCAACGAGCTACTAATAAAATTGCTCGTTCGTGGGATGATGTTCCACAAGAGATGAAAGACACCTTTGAAAGAATTGGAATCCCCGAAGCAGAGCGGGCTTATTTAGCTGGTGCATCGGTTCAATATGAATCTGAAGCGGTGTATCACAATATGAAAGAAGAATTCGCTAAATTAGGAATCGTCTTTACTGATACCGATACGGCTTTGAAAGAATATCCAGAAATCTTTAAAGAGCACTTTGGAACGATTGTGCCACCTAGCGATAACTTTGAAGCAGCCTTGAATTCAGCCGTTTGGTCAGGTGGAACGTTTATCTATGTTCCAAAAGGCGTAAGATGTGACGTTCCTCTCCAAACGTATTTCCGTATGAATAATGAAGGGTCTGGACAGTTTGAACGGACTTTGATTGTAGTAGATGAAGGAGCAAGTGTTCATTATGTAGAAGGCTGTACGGCACCAACCTATTCGACTGCTAGCTTACATGCAGCGATTGTAGAAATTGTTGTCAAAAAAGACGCGTATTGCCGCTACACGACCATTCAAAACTGGTCTGATAATGTATATAACTTAGTAACCAAACGTGCACATGCCTATGAAAATGCGACGATGGAGTGGATTGACGGGAACTTGGGTGCTCATACGACTATGAAATATCCAAGTGTCTTCCTAAATGGACGTGGGGCAAGAGGAACGATGCTTTCGGTAGCTTTCGCCGGAAAAGGACAATACCAAGATACCGGTGCAAAAATGATTCATAATGCACCGAATACATCTTCCTCGATTGTTTCTAAATCCATCGCCAAAGATGGTGGAGCCGTAAACTATCGTGGACAAGTACGCTTCGGAAAAAAATCAGCAGGATCGATTTCCCATATCGAATGTGACACGATTATTATGGATGACTTGTCTTCATCGGACACGATTCCTTATAATGAAATCCATAATGGTAATGTCTCCCTAGAGCACGAAGCAAAAGTATCTAAAATATCAGAAGAACAACTCTACTACCTGATGAGTCGAGGGCTTACAGAAGAACAAGCCACCGAAATGATTGTCATGGGCTTTGTCGAACCGTTTACCAAAGAACTGCCAATGGAATATGCGGTAGAGCTTAATCGGTTGATTGCTTATGAAATGGAAGGCAGTGTGGGATAA
- a CDS encoding SHOCT domain-containing protein, producing MWRFSQGGMGSMGGMMLMGLFWLIIFIVIVYLVIKVLSNKTGSSIREETPLDILQKEFAKGNITEEEYLSRKKYIE from the coding sequence ATGTGGAGATTTTCTCAAGGAGGCATGGGTAGTATGGGCGGTATGATGTTGATGGGGTTATTTTGGCTCATCATTTTTATTGTAATTGTGTATCTAGTTATAAAAGTACTTTCTAATAAAACGGGGAGTTCCATAAGGGAAGAAACCCCGCTAGATATCCTTCAAAAAGAATTTGCGAAGGGGAACATCACAGAAGAAGAGTACTTAAGTAGAAAGAAATATATAGAGTAA
- a CDS encoding NusG domain II-containing protein — MRSFPINGEEVDRFLLTGNDEHKLITYYPAPGIYNIIEIDGESIRDKEDNSPQQIAVRTGWIQSTGQTSFNIPHRFLIEIVSENREESGIDILVK; from the coding sequence ATGCGGTCATTTCCAATCAATGGGGAGGAAGTGGATCGCTTTCTTCTGACCGGGAATGATGAACATAAATTAATTACGTATTATCCAGCACCCGGGATCTATAATATTATTGAAATTGATGGAGAAAGTATTCGTGATAAAGAAGACAATAGCCCTCAACAAATTGCAGTAAGAACAGGATGGATCCAATCTACTGGACAAACTAGTTTCAACATTCCCCATCGATTTCTTATTGAAATCGTTTCAGAGAATCGAGAAGAGTCAGGCATTGATATCCTGGTAAAATAA
- a CDS encoding multicopper oxidase family protein, which yields MKKNNKWYLTIMLSAIVLIVYVGYFIIGREGDSRNGIANIEVPLNNTINEKENSSKLPIPPLLEDKNPESGKAEFDLNVQYGEMEFFEGQKADTLGYNGDYLGPIIKVSKGDEVKINVKNTLDEFTTVHWHGLEVPAEMDGGPHQGIEPRSTWNPNFTINQPAATLWYHPHLLDKTGEQVYKGLAGLFYIEDENSKELNIPKDHGINDIPLIVQDKRFTKEGNIPYELNMRDTMDGFFGNTVLINGAISPELDVKNELVRLRILNGSNARDYDFNFSDNASFYQIASDGGFLKESVEMTNVKLAPAERAEILVDFSEYKVGDQVTFRDTENNLMTINIVEDSTKKIEVPSELVEIPTYNRDDIVRSREFVMSGMGPMVAINGKQMDMDRIDEEVKINELEEWVVSNQSSGGMMSSSPHPFHVHGVQFQIVERNREVPPLNEQGWKDTVMVKNNEEVKLLVNFKEKGLFMYHCHILEHEDSGMMGQFIVD from the coding sequence ATGAAAAAAAATAATAAATGGTATCTTACTATAATGTTATCTGCAATAGTATTAATAGTTTATGTGGGCTACTTTATTATAGGTAGAGAAGGAGATTCCCGCAATGGTATTGCAAATATAGAAGTACCATTAAACAATACAATTAATGAAAAAGAAAACAGCAGTAAGTTGCCCATTCCACCTCTCTTGGAGGATAAGAATCCCGAAAGTGGAAAAGCAGAATTTGATTTGAACGTACAATATGGAGAAATGGAGTTTTTTGAAGGTCAAAAAGCAGATACTTTGGGTTATAACGGAGACTATTTAGGTCCTATTATAAAGGTTAGTAAAGGTGATGAAGTAAAAATAAATGTAAAAAATACACTGGATGAATTCACTACCGTACATTGGCATGGTTTAGAAGTACCAGCTGAGATGGATGGGGGGCCACACCAAGGAATAGAACCACGCTCAACTTGGAATCCCAATTTTACAATCAACCAACCGGCCGCGACACTATGGTACCATCCCCATTTACTAGATAAAACGGGTGAACAAGTCTATAAAGGACTTGCCGGACTCTTCTATATTGAAGACGAAAATTCAAAAGAATTAAACATCCCCAAAGATCATGGCATCAATGATATTCCATTGATCGTACAGGATAAGCGGTTTACGAAAGAGGGAAATATACCTTATGAATTAAACATGAGAGATACTATGGATGGCTTCTTTGGGAACACCGTTTTGATTAATGGAGCAATCAGTCCTGAATTAGATGTTAAAAATGAACTGGTTAGATTAAGGATTTTAAATGGATCCAATGCTAGAGATTATGATTTCAACTTTAGCGATAATGCTAGCTTTTATCAAATTGCTTCTGATGGGGGATTCTTAAAAGAAAGTGTAGAAATGACTAATGTAAAACTCGCACCAGCTGAAAGAGCTGAAATACTCGTTGATTTTTCTGAGTATAAAGTGGGAGATCAAGTAACATTTAGAGATACCGAGAATAATCTGATGACGATAAATATAGTGGAAGATAGTACTAAAAAGATAGAAGTACCTAGTGAGCTAGTAGAAATACCAACATACAATAGAGATGATATCGTTCGTTCAAGAGAATTTGTTATGAGTGGGATGGGTCCAATGGTAGCGATTAATGGCAAGCAAATGGATATGGATAGAATAGATGAAGAAGTAAAGATAAATGAATTAGAAGAGTGGGTGGTATCTAACCAGTCATCTGGAGGGATGATGTCTTCCTCACCTCATCCTTTCCATGTACACGGTGTACAATTTCAGATCGTGGAAAGAAACAGAGAGGTACCCCCATTGAATGAACAAGGCTGGAAAGATACCGTAATGGTCAAAAATAATGAAGAAGTAAAATTATTAGTAAATTTTAAAGAGAAAGGTCTTTTTATGTACCATTGTCATATTTTAGAACATGAAGATTCAGGAATGATGGGGCAATTTATAGTTGACTAA
- a CDS encoding SHOCT domain-containing protein: MHTRFDYIDSNMFLIWLIPVAVLLVIGFSIYMINKNNNENRTSTESVFDILDKRYANGEIDEVEYLRKKKALKR, translated from the coding sequence ATGCATACCCGATTTGATTATATAGATTCTAATATGTTCTTAATTTGGTTGATACCGGTAGCAGTCTTATTAGTGATTGGATTTTCAATCTACATGATAAATAAAAATAATAATGAAAATAGAACTAGTACAGAATCTGTATTTGATATCCTAGACAAAAGGTACGCAAATGGAGAAATTGATGAAGTAGAGTATCTTCGGAAGAAGAAAGCATTAAAAAGATAA
- a CDS encoding DUF302 domain-containing protein, producing MNIVYERRTDKSLHEAIQSLEESLKEASFGVLWQLNFKDKLAEKGLELKDDFIVLEVCNPKQAKDVLEKNIHVGYVLPCKMVVRTEDRKTYVGMTSPEKLIGLFDESELKDIAMEVEASLKKAIAASI from the coding sequence ATGAATATTGTTTATGAGAGAAGAACCGATAAAAGTTTACATGAAGCGATTCAATCTTTAGAAGAGAGTTTAAAAGAAGCTAGTTTTGGCGTATTATGGCAATTAAACTTCAAAGACAAGCTTGCTGAAAAGGGATTAGAATTAAAGGATGATTTTATCGTTCTAGAGGTGTGTAATCCCAAACAAGCAAAAGATGTATTGGAAAAAAATATTCATGTAGGATATGTGTTACCGTGTAAAATGGTGGTGAGAACTGAAGATAGGAAGACCTACGTGGGAATGACAAGCCCTGAAAAACTTATTGGCTTGTTTGATGAATCAGAATTAAAAGACATTGCTATGGAAGTGGAAGCTTCTTTAAAAAAAGCTATTGCAGCCTCAATCTAG
- a CDS encoding DUF305 domain-containing protein: protein MNKSYAKFLGMIVTSGILMYGVMYLNTYEIDHVYFSEMRLYMTLLSTSVMAIVMLLFMLQMLKNKKVNISIVLVSILVFTGSFFLMRNQTTIDEVDYMQAMIPHHSIAILASERAKIKDPRVKKLAEDIIKAQEKEIKEMKELIEELK, encoded by the coding sequence ATGAATAAAAGTTATGCAAAATTTTTGGGAATGATTGTTACATCTGGCATACTCATGTATGGAGTGATGTACCTGAATACCTACGAGATAGATCATGTATATTTTAGTGAAATGCGTTTGTACATGACCCTATTATCAACAAGTGTTATGGCTATTGTCATGCTTTTGTTTATGCTACAAATGCTTAAAAATAAAAAAGTGAATATTTCTATTGTATTAGTAAGTATTTTAGTGTTTACAGGTTCATTCTTTTTGATGCGGAACCAAACAACGATAGATGAAGTAGATTACATGCAAGCAATGATTCCCCATCACTCTATCGCTATACTAGCAAGTGAAAGAGCAAAAATTAAAGATCCTAGAGTGAAGAAACTTGCGGAGGATATAATCAAAGCTCAAGAAAAAGAAATCAAAGAAATGAAAGAACTGATTGAGGAACTTAAATAG
- a CDS encoding polymer-forming cytoskeletal protein, translating into MAIILAVFLGFLLSFSFGKAVAKNQDGDYVVVESGQVLENVSFFSGNNIRIDGDINATTILTGGNVEVNGTIDGDLFVAGQVVTINGTVNGSIFIASQNITINGVVENSIYLAGSIVRVNSKTAGSAFLAGESIYLEKEAVIGKDIYAGGSTVYLDGIVNGDFFSSSDSLSITGNISGDLNYRSKKEATISNKSKIAGETNWRKPQPRSAEQTMYIPLWVRITFSVVSSLIVWFFIRLIRPDFWMNIAEKIMVNPLKALGTGAVVVLLTPIISFLLMITMIGAPLSMILFSLYSMSLYISKIILSLFIGQWIQIKLNWNHIQLFWLFLLSLIILSVVGIIPIVGWVFSFTIVSFGLGSLYLSVRAT; encoded by the coding sequence ATGGCGATTATTTTGGCTGTATTCCTGGGTTTTCTTCTATCATTTTCATTTGGAAAAGCCGTAGCAAAAAATCAAGATGGAGATTATGTAGTTGTAGAGTCAGGTCAAGTTTTAGAAAATGTTAGCTTTTTTTCAGGAAATAACATACGTATAGATGGTGATATAAATGCTACTACGATCCTAACAGGAGGAAATGTGGAAGTAAATGGAACCATCGATGGCGATTTATTTGTGGCAGGTCAAGTAGTTACGATAAATGGTACAGTGAACGGAAGTATATTTATAGCTTCACAAAATATCACGATAAATGGGGTAGTTGAGAATAGTATTTATCTGGCTGGATCAATCGTAAGAGTAAATTCAAAAACTGCTGGTAGTGCTTTTTTAGCTGGTGAAAGCATCTATCTTGAAAAAGAGGCAGTTATTGGAAAAGATATTTATGCTGGTGGGTCTACTGTTTATCTGGATGGGATTGTTAATGGTGATTTTTTCAGCTCTAGTGACTCTCTCTCTATCACTGGTAACATCAGTGGAGATTTGAATTATAGAAGTAAAAAAGAAGCTACTATATCAAATAAATCCAAGATAGCAGGAGAAACGAATTGGAGAAAGCCTCAGCCAAGATCTGCTGAGCAAACCATGTATATTCCACTTTGGGTAAGAATTACCTTTAGTGTCGTATCTTCTTTAATCGTATGGTTCTTTATTAGGCTCATCAGACCAGATTTTTGGATGAATATAGCGGAAAAAATTATGGTTAATCCTCTCAAAGCACTAGGGACGGGGGCAGTGGTCGTGTTATTGACTCCTATCATTTCCTTCCTTCTAATGATTACAATGATTGGAGCACCACTTAGTATGATTCTGTTCTCTCTTTACTCCATGTCGCTTTATATTTCTAAAATTATTCTTTCCCTATTTATAGGTCAATGGATTCAAATAAAACTTAACTGGAATCACATACAGCTATTTTGGTTATTCTTGTTGAGTTTGATTATCCTATCTGTTGTAGGGATCATTCCTATCGTTGGTTGGGTCTTTAGTTTTACAATTGTGTCTTTTGGTCTTGGTTCTCTTTACTTATCCGTAAGAGCAACATAA
- a CDS encoding YdeI/OmpD-associated family protein, which yields MTLIFDSKLLKIESFLLIKVPLDISKELSSRGLVMVKGTINDVDFKKTLEPDGKGSHWLEVDPLLYEKIGVEIGETISLRIEQTNEWIEPKVPEDMIHAIAQADVEDQWRSITVRSRWEWIRWVRSTKNINTRNKRIEVACSKLQKGDKNPCCFDASRCTVTEVSKSGVLVD from the coding sequence ATGACACTAATATTTGACTCTAAATTATTAAAAATTGAATCCTTTCTATTAATAAAAGTTCCACTAGATATAAGTAAAGAACTTTCTTCTAGAGGTCTTGTGATGGTTAAAGGAACGATTAATGATGTTGATTTCAAAAAAACGCTAGAGCCAGACGGCAAAGGTAGTCATTGGCTAGAAGTAGATCCATTGTTATATGAAAAAATAGGCGTAGAAATTGGTGAAACTATATCGCTAAGAATCGAACAAACAAATGAATGGATAGAGCCAAAAGTTCCGGAGGATATGATTCATGCAATCGCTCAGGCAGATGTAGAAGACCAATGGCGTTCGATTACAGTTAGATCAAGATGGGAATGGATTCGCTGGGTCCGTTCAACTAAAAATATAAATACAAGAAATAAAAGAATAGAAGTAGCTTGTTCAAAACTACAAAAGGGTGATAAAAATCCCTGCTGTTTCGACGCGTCACGTTGTACGGTAACCGAAGTCTCCAAATCAGGTGTACTAGTAGATTAA